The following proteins come from a genomic window of Gimesia chilikensis:
- the argJ gene encoding bifunctional glutamate N-acetyltransferase/amino-acid acetyltransferase ArgJ: MTADMILPQGFRSAGLACGIKENKSTFDLSLFVSDEPCVGAGVYTTNQVCGAPVKVSRERVPGDSVRAVIINSGNANACTGERGIEDARWMTSQVAEGLGLESEEVLVCSTGIIGHFLPRTPIEAGIPRVISELGADAESFLNAARGMMTTDTVPKQATRELSIGERTVRVSGVAKGAAMIAPNMATMLSVIMTDAPLNASQADALLREAVDYSFNCVSVEGHTSTSDSVILLANGASGAEALSTDDLTHLQTAIMEVAMELGQAIIRDAEGADHFVTIEVSGTNTQAEAKEIARTIANDALVKTAIAGSDPNWGRIVSATGRTSVKLTEQDIVLHINGMLIYDQGMPAEFDEEAVSRSIRENRDVLIQLQLPFGAESIVFWTSDLTQEYVRLNSEYTT, from the coding sequence TTGACTGCTGACATGATTTTGCCCCAGGGGTTCCGGTCTGCCGGTCTGGCCTGCGGGATTAAGGAAAACAAATCGACCTTCGATTTGTCGCTGTTTGTGTCTGATGAGCCCTGTGTGGGGGCGGGCGTTTATACCACGAACCAGGTTTGTGGGGCTCCCGTGAAGGTATCCCGCGAACGCGTGCCCGGCGATTCGGTGCGGGCGGTGATCATCAACTCGGGAAATGCGAACGCCTGCACGGGCGAACGCGGAATCGAAGATGCCCGCTGGATGACCAGCCAGGTCGCAGAAGGACTCGGACTGGAAAGCGAAGAAGTTCTGGTCTGCTCGACCGGAATCATCGGTCACTTCCTGCCACGAACACCGATTGAGGCGGGGATTCCCAGGGTGATCTCTGAACTGGGTGCGGACGCGGAGTCCTTCCTGAATGCAGCCCGGGGCATGATGACCACGGATACTGTTCCCAAGCAGGCAACCCGTGAATTGTCGATCGGCGAGAGAACCGTACGCGTGAGTGGTGTGGCGAAGGGGGCGGCGATGATTGCTCCCAACATGGCGACGATGCTGTCGGTAATCATGACCGATGCTCCGTTGAATGCCAGCCAGGCTGATGCGCTGCTCAGGGAAGCCGTAGATTACAGTTTCAACTGCGTGTCGGTCGAAGGGCATACGAGTACCAGCGACTCGGTCATTCTGCTGGCCAATGGGGCCTCGGGAGCGGAAGCACTTTCAACAGACGACCTGACACATCTGCAGACGGCGATTATGGAAGTGGCGATGGAACTGGGGCAGGCGATCATCCGCGATGCAGAAGGCGCCGATCATTTCGTCACGATTGAAGTCTCCGGGACGAATACGCAGGCGGAAGCGAAAGAAATTGCCCGCACGATTGCCAATGATGCGCTGGTGAAGACGGCGATTGCCGGTTCGGATCCGAACTGGGGCCGGATTGTTTCCGCGACCGGTCGGACGAGTGTGAAGCTGACCGAGCAGGATATCGTGCTGCATATCAACGGGATGCTGATCTACGATCAGGGAATGCCGGCCGAATTTGATGAAGAGGCGGTCTCCCGCTCGATTCGCGAAAACCGGGACGTTTTGATTCAGCTGCAGCTGCCTTTCGGGGCAGAGTCGATTGTGTTCTGGACCAGTGACCTGACCCAGGAATACGTGCGGCTGAATTCCGAATACACGACCTGA
- a CDS encoding sugar phosphate isomerase/epimerase family protein yields the protein MSDNAANTLPKLHNASWPGVVGKGPDSEPPIDLDTMLDLTAAAEVDGVKFDGTDLFLFDPHVSIDSTDDDLKQLAEKVQSRNLVIGSVVAPVWPPTGGGSAMGSDEERGQFLEQVRKGCGIAKKLRELGVRPYGVVRIDSAAGPGDWVADPDGNQAKIAATFKQAADIAADHGERLAAEGEICWGGMHSWRRMVQLLEMVDRPDVVGFQADMSHTLLYLMGYNAPEDRLLPEDFDWNDEATFDSAYTTLTDALRPWTIDFHVAQNDGTVHGTGSHDKTGRHCLPNDPNGKLDITKRAGYWLRDGKGELTKKFEHICWDGCMFSNEVMMNPQTWNDILAAMISVRNAHGWS from the coding sequence ATGAGTGATAACGCAGCCAACACCCTCCCCAAACTTCACAATGCCTCCTGGCCGGGTGTCGTCGGAAAAGGCCCTGATTCCGAGCCCCCCATCGATCTGGATACCATGCTCGACCTCACCGCAGCTGCGGAAGTGGACGGCGTCAAATTCGACGGAACAGACCTGTTCCTGTTTGATCCCCATGTCAGCATCGACTCCACCGACGATGACCTCAAACAGTTGGCTGAGAAAGTTCAGTCACGGAATCTGGTCATCGGCTCGGTCGTAGCCCCCGTCTGGCCTCCCACCGGCGGTGGATCCGCTATGGGCAGCGACGAAGAACGCGGTCAGTTCCTGGAACAGGTTCGTAAAGGCTGCGGCATCGCGAAGAAACTGCGGGAACTCGGCGTGCGTCCTTACGGCGTCGTGCGTATCGACTCCGCTGCCGGACCTGGTGACTGGGTCGCCGATCCCGATGGTAACCAGGCGAAAATCGCTGCCACCTTCAAACAGGCCGCCGACATCGCCGCCGATCATGGCGAACGACTCGCCGCTGAAGGGGAAATCTGCTGGGGCGGCATGCACAGTTGGAGACGCATGGTCCAGTTGCTGGAAATGGTCGATCGTCCTGATGTGGTTGGTTTCCAGGCAGACATGTCTCACACCCTGCTCTACCTGATGGGTTACAACGCCCCTGAAGACCGCCTGCTTCCCGAAGACTTCGACTGGAACGACGAAGCCACCTTCGATTCCGCTTACACCACTCTGACCGATGCCCTGCGTCCCTGGACCATCGACTTCCACGTCGCCCAGAACGACGGCACCGTACACGGCACCGGTTCTCACGACAAAACCGGACGGCACTGTCTGCCCAACGATCCCAACGGCAAGCTCGACATCACCAAACGGGCCGGCTACTGGCTGCGTGACGGCAAGGGTGAGCTGACAAAGAAATTCGAGCACATCTGCTGGGACGGCTGTATGTTCTCCAACGAAGTCATGATGAACCCACAGACCTGGAACGACATCCTGGCAGCCATGATCAGCGTTAGAAACGCTCACGGATGGTCCTGA
- a CDS encoding PQQ-binding-like beta-propeller repeat protein: MHFIRLTRTIAFSIITSLILVSAPALQADDKAEQPFQPNDPQQAKPNPPLNQLKQILQGIFGKKKPAEVQVDEADKKRTPDYYRYPQDLEQERRFKSVQQLLQDEQWEAAREKLQLMLENSLNLPVHIAGERGLITDRELIYELLELLPEEEQQKFERQYAALAEKMFNDAQQNNAPPEQFAEIATRFSSTAAGARAMNYLISYHMERKEFGLAEQYVQRLLKYQPPLTRSPQWKTKAAYILKQTGNQELARQLMASSSGTVDLSQPIQIGGSTEKPLTWLEKQQILGSTGNQPLAEWPMLFGSPSHAARAQQADPLLIPRWSYPLTSNHSIQSQLDLIQEDLASSEHATVPALPPLAIDGKIVFRTLKGVQVIDAATGAPLWQTALENSPEESFIKAQIKGQQEPEARRLFDPAPDVRPFSIYNGTDPDAHPLTSLIYRNANWGSQSSDGERLFILESMRLNLSASGTSRNLNRFRRRRGDFEEDFWSSNQLVAYDLQTGQPLWKVGGVKFDEPFDLPLAGTFFFGAPTPSGNELYIIGERDREIRVYALNPQTGEELWSQQIGNPEQDIALDMVRRWWIAPVAVDQGILICPTTIGLVTAIGQLNHSILWSTRYTSSASDENGQHFNRLEQTSFEPLNHRWSPSAPIIIDSKVVYTPPDDQSLICLDLITGLPAWTKRAKEAMVSLAGVADGKVLMVGMNSVTAINLKTGKNAWQTLYDKQAGAPSGQAVIADQHLHVPLQSGQVWTFDVASGKVVNRLSNASTNQPLGNLIVHHGQFLSLSPRGLVSYEQKQTFENQIQKIKQQNPNSPLALFKEAELLIMNQRYQAAWSRLQQLDRSQIPAADQKKFHDQQVHCLTALIRSDFQQHDELVTELQQQVSSESERLELQRLLIERARARHEFSRTLSLLKELGQAPAETFFQNENTEVQIDCWIAGQAEDLWSQASKVEQEQFTQHLNQRAAELATADSEDQQRFLRQFGFHTASIPVLRQLIDGALASEEFFTAELWLSRLIQEKQPELTAEGLAGMVRLCLKHELDADAQHYLQELASLDSQLRLPNNQSIEQFMVATLQTLRDNEQRRPQSSNWRPEKLKLIVGGSGRYISTREQTLDTLDSPLPFFRTHSLTVDPRENRLAMTKTFSKRMIWSTPLRSMQQARSSSFNESELVGHNLVLQHRDMLHLYDLVDRKLIWSQKLEREQTNRHYSSMFNRTPAPLGTESSLIHRHHPSIVIRNVGMIAAANADYTCYYSRRNIILVDTRTGQIRWTHENVDQDTRVLGDDRQIYLVSRNREVKKILRVSDGQERELPANIRLMSHAIYQGGSNFVGIIPTGDIKHPIRDARLTSIFAFQPGVSHLPWTREFDRETKFAMCSQHFLAALTPAGELKIVDLRNGQVQDLGTINKDQLGKHDDLYVVADRARVYLVGNSQARNTISVSVPSVPTNGSLTVFDRQTGKQIWTEDFEKKHLVLDEQNLLPITLLVSRDYLRTGNRSTSIIHLKALDKQTGKTLLDWKAPLESNIRDIRVDYEQKMMEILMYNAKIHLYDADVLALGRTAPAAPEHDPAKAAEKPSQEKSEKKN; encoded by the coding sequence ACAATCGCTTTTTCCATTATTACCAGTCTCATCCTGGTATCGGCCCCTGCTCTCCAGGCAGACGACAAAGCAGAACAGCCCTTTCAGCCCAACGATCCCCAGCAGGCCAAACCCAATCCCCCCCTGAATCAGCTCAAGCAGATCCTGCAGGGAATCTTTGGCAAGAAAAAGCCTGCCGAAGTACAGGTAGACGAAGCCGACAAAAAACGCACACCAGACTACTACCGTTACCCGCAGGATCTGGAACAGGAACGCCGCTTCAAAAGTGTACAGCAGTTACTCCAGGACGAGCAGTGGGAAGCCGCACGCGAAAAACTGCAGCTGATGCTGGAAAATAGCCTCAATCTGCCGGTCCACATCGCCGGGGAACGGGGATTAATCACCGACCGGGAACTGATCTACGAACTCCTGGAACTCCTGCCCGAGGAAGAGCAGCAGAAATTCGAACGGCAATATGCGGCCCTCGCGGAAAAAATGTTCAACGACGCACAGCAGAATAATGCGCCCCCCGAGCAGTTCGCCGAAATCGCCACCCGCTTCTCCAGCACTGCTGCCGGCGCCCGGGCGATGAACTACCTGATCTCCTATCATATGGAACGCAAAGAGTTCGGACTGGCTGAGCAATACGTGCAACGACTTCTGAAATACCAGCCCCCCCTGACCCGATCTCCTCAATGGAAAACGAAAGCCGCCTATATTCTGAAGCAGACGGGTAACCAGGAACTGGCCCGGCAACTGATGGCATCATCCAGCGGGACTGTCGACCTCAGCCAGCCGATTCAAATCGGAGGCAGCACCGAAAAACCGCTGACCTGGCTCGAAAAACAACAGATCCTTGGCTCAACCGGAAATCAGCCCCTGGCCGAATGGCCCATGCTGTTCGGCTCTCCCAGCCATGCCGCCCGCGCCCAACAGGCCGATCCGCTGCTGATTCCCCGCTGGTCTTACCCACTGACTTCCAACCATTCGATTCAGTCTCAGCTCGACCTGATCCAGGAAGACCTGGCCAGTTCCGAGCATGCCACTGTACCGGCTCTGCCTCCCCTGGCCATCGACGGCAAAATCGTCTTTCGCACTCTGAAGGGAGTGCAGGTCATCGACGCAGCGACCGGAGCCCCGCTCTGGCAGACAGCTCTGGAGAACTCTCCGGAAGAGTCCTTTATCAAAGCACAGATCAAGGGCCAACAGGAACCCGAGGCCCGACGGCTGTTTGATCCCGCACCGGACGTGCGTCCGTTCTCTATATACAATGGGACCGATCCCGATGCGCACCCGCTGACCAGCCTGATCTACCGCAACGCCAACTGGGGCAGTCAAAGCAGTGATGGCGAGCGGCTGTTTATTCTGGAAAGCATGCGACTGAACCTCAGCGCCAGCGGCACTTCGCGGAATCTGAACCGCTTCCGCCGTCGGCGAGGCGACTTTGAGGAAGACTTCTGGTCATCCAATCAACTGGTCGCCTACGACCTGCAAACCGGTCAGCCTCTCTGGAAAGTCGGAGGCGTCAAATTCGATGAACCGTTCGACCTGCCCCTCGCGGGAACCTTCTTCTTCGGTGCTCCCACCCCTTCCGGCAACGAACTCTATATCATCGGCGAACGCGATCGGGAGATTCGAGTTTACGCCCTTAATCCACAGACTGGTGAAGAACTCTGGTCTCAACAGATCGGCAATCCCGAACAGGATATCGCCCTGGACATGGTTCGCCGCTGGTGGATCGCACCGGTCGCCGTCGACCAGGGAATCCTGATCTGCCCGACTACCATCGGTCTGGTCACCGCTATCGGCCAGTTGAACCACTCCATTCTGTGGTCGACCCGGTATACCTCATCCGCTTCAGATGAGAACGGCCAGCATTTCAACCGCCTCGAACAGACCAGCTTCGAACCCCTCAATCATCGCTGGAGTCCCTCCGCACCGATTATCATCGACAGCAAAGTCGTTTATACGCCCCCCGATGATCAGTCGCTGATCTGCCTCGATCTGATCACAGGTCTGCCGGCCTGGACCAAACGGGCCAAAGAAGCTATGGTCTCCCTGGCCGGCGTCGCGGATGGCAAAGTGCTGATGGTGGGCATGAACAGTGTGACCGCCATCAACCTCAAAACAGGTAAAAACGCCTGGCAGACACTCTACGACAAACAGGCGGGTGCCCCTTCAGGACAGGCCGTGATTGCCGACCAGCATCTGCACGTCCCTCTGCAGAGCGGACAGGTCTGGACCTTCGACGTCGCTTCGGGCAAAGTCGTCAATCGACTGTCGAATGCCAGCACTAACCAGCCTTTGGGAAATCTGATCGTGCATCACGGTCAGTTTCTTTCTCTGAGCCCCCGCGGCCTCGTCAGCTACGAACAGAAACAGACCTTTGAAAATCAGATCCAAAAGATCAAGCAGCAGAACCCGAACAGCCCGCTGGCACTCTTCAAGGAAGCCGAACTGCTGATCATGAATCAGCGCTACCAGGCCGCCTGGTCCCGTCTGCAGCAGCTCGATCGCAGCCAGATCCCTGCCGCAGATCAGAAAAAATTTCACGACCAACAGGTTCACTGCCTGACCGCACTGATTCGCTCCGACTTCCAGCAACACGATGAACTGGTCACCGAGTTGCAGCAGCAGGTCAGCTCCGAAAGCGAACGACTGGAACTGCAGCGTCTGCTCATCGAACGCGCCCGGGCCCGGCACGAATTCTCCCGCACACTCTCACTGCTCAAGGAACTGGGACAGGCCCCCGCAGAAACGTTCTTCCAGAATGAAAATACTGAAGTCCAGATTGACTGCTGGATCGCCGGCCAGGCCGAAGATCTCTGGAGTCAGGCCAGCAAAGTAGAACAGGAACAGTTCACACAACATCTGAATCAGCGGGCAGCGGAACTCGCAACTGCCGACAGCGAAGATCAGCAACGCTTCCTGCGTCAGTTCGGTTTTCATACCGCCTCGATTCCGGTTTTGAGACAGCTCATCGATGGCGCCCTGGCATCGGAGGAATTCTTCACCGCAGAACTCTGGCTCTCTCGCCTGATCCAAGAGAAGCAGCCGGAACTCACCGCAGAAGGCCTGGCAGGCATGGTTCGACTCTGCCTGAAACACGAACTCGATGCCGACGCACAGCATTACCTGCAAGAACTTGCCAGCCTCGATTCTCAACTCCGTCTGCCCAATAATCAGAGCATAGAACAGTTCATGGTCGCCACCTTGCAGACGCTGCGTGACAACGAACAACGGCGACCGCAGTCCAGCAACTGGCGTCCAGAAAAACTCAAGCTGATTGTCGGCGGTTCGGGCCGCTATATTTCAACCCGCGAACAGACGCTCGACACACTCGACTCGCCCCTCCCCTTCTTCCGCACACACAGCCTGACCGTTGATCCCCGCGAGAACCGGCTGGCCATGACTAAAACCTTCAGCAAGCGAATGATCTGGTCAACGCCCCTGCGGTCTATGCAGCAGGCCCGTTCGTCCAGCTTCAATGAAAGCGAACTGGTGGGCCACAACCTGGTTCTCCAGCACCGCGACATGCTCCACCTCTACGACCTCGTCGACCGGAAGCTGATCTGGAGCCAGAAGCTCGAACGGGAACAGACCAATCGCCACTACAGCAGCATGTTCAACCGGACGCCCGCCCCGCTGGGAACCGAATCGTCGCTGATTCATCGGCACCATCCATCGATCGTGATTCGCAACGTCGGCATGATCGCCGCTGCGAACGCCGACTACACCTGCTATTACAGTCGTCGCAACATCATTCTTGTCGACACCCGCACCGGCCAGATCCGCTGGACTCATGAAAACGTGGATCAGGATACCCGGGTCCTCGGGGATGACCGGCAGATCTATCTCGTCTCGCGGAATCGTGAAGTGAAAAAGATCCTCCGCGTCAGCGACGGACAGGAACGCGAACTGCCGGCCAATATTCGCCTGATGAGTCACGCCATTTACCAGGGGGGCTCCAACTTTGTCGGCATCATTCCTACCGGCGACATCAAGCATCCCATTCGCGATGCCCGCCTGACTTCGATCTTCGCCTTCCAGCCCGGCGTGTCGCATCTGCCCTGGACACGCGAATTCGACCGCGAAACCAAATTCGCCATGTGCAGCCAACATTTCCTCGCGGCACTCACGCCTGCTGGGGAACTGAAAATCGTCGACCTCAGAAACGGTCAGGTACAGGACCTGGGAACGATCAACAAGGATCAGTTAGGCAAACACGATGACCTTTACGTCGTTGCAGATCGGGCCCGCGTCTACCTGGTCGGTAATTCCCAGGCACGCAACACGATCTCGGTCAGCGTGCCCTCAGTCCCCACGAATGGTTCCCTGACTGTCTTTGATCGCCAGACTGGAAAACAGATCTGGACCGAGGACTTCGAGAAGAAACATCTGGTCCTCGACGAACAGAATCTGCTGCCGATAACGCTCCTCGTCTCGCGCGATTACCTGCGAACCGGCAATCGGTCCACCAGCATTATTCATCTCAAAGCACTGGACAAACAGACCGGCAAGACGCTGCTCGACTGGAAAGCACCGCTGGAATCCAATATTCGGGACATCCGAGTCGACTACGAACAGAAAATGATGGAAATATTAATGTACAACGCCAAAATCCATCTCTACGACGCTGATGTGCTCGCTTTAGGCCGAACCGCCCCCGCTGCACCAGAACACGATCCCGCGAAAGCCGCTGAAAAGCCATCTCAGGAAAAGAGCGAAAAAAAGAATTGA
- the greA gene encoding transcription elongation factor GreA, with translation MVDRHPISQEGYDKLREEIRHLENEVLPDIAQRIADARAEGDLKENAEYHAQREAQGMTNLKISKLKSKLASCYIADKSSMPKGQVTYGSVVTVKNLDDGLDEKYEFVGPGEEDYMGEVMKILTSSPLAQGLLNKKVGDKVEVDVPSGKLHFEVLEIEDMED, from the coding sequence ATAGTGGACCGTCATCCAATCTCACAAGAAGGTTATGATAAACTGCGTGAAGAGATCCGCCATCTCGAAAACGAAGTCCTGCCTGATATCGCTCAGAGAATCGCAGATGCCCGGGCCGAAGGAGACTTGAAAGAAAACGCAGAATACCATGCCCAGCGAGAAGCACAGGGGATGACTAACCTGAAAATCAGCAAGCTGAAATCAAAACTTGCCAGCTGCTATATTGCTGATAAATCGTCCATGCCTAAAGGGCAGGTCACCTATGGCTCCGTCGTCACCGTAAAAAACCTCGACGATGGACTGGACGAAAAGTACGAATTCGTCGGCCCGGGTGAAGAGGACTACATGGGCGAAGTCATGAAGATCCTGACCTCCAGCCCACTGGCTCAGGGTCTGCTGAACAAAAAAGTCGGAGACAAGGTGGAAGTCGACGTTCCCTCCGGGAAACTCCACTTTGAAGTTCTGGAAATTGAAGATATGGAAGACTGA
- a CDS encoding Gfo/Idh/MocA family protein: MTKPVRVGLIGYGFMGRTHSNAYRQVSKFFDIDHTPVLQACCARSEDKIKDFADNWGWESYETDWRKLIERDDIDLIDITTPNNSHHDIAIAAAEAGKMVLCEKPLAMNVAEAVAMTEAIEKAGVANMVWFNYRRVPSITLAKQLVDENRIGRPFHYRAQYLQDWTIAEDVPQGGATLWRLDAKVAGSGVTGDLLAHSIDSAIWLNGPITSVSAATETFIKERVHQETGEKTKVEIDDACMFLARFANGSMGTFESSRYARGRKNFNTFELNGEAGSVYFDLEDPQILQFFEYANPTTGKKVEDHVTGWRRIHVTNFEHPYMDKWWVPGCTIGYEHTFTNALADFFQGLDTGKPTQPDFRSALETQKVCDAVLQSAKEKQWVEIA; encoded by the coding sequence ATGACCAAACCAGTTCGCGTCGGCCTCATCGGCTACGGATTCATGGGACGTACCCACTCCAACGCTTATCGTCAGGTCAGCAAGTTTTTCGATATCGATCACACCCCCGTCTTGCAGGCCTGCTGTGCCCGCAGCGAAGACAAAATCAAAGACTTCGCCGACAACTGGGGCTGGGAATCTTACGAAACCGACTGGCGAAAACTGATTGAACGAGACGATATCGACCTGATCGACATCACTACCCCTAACAACTCGCACCACGATATCGCTATCGCCGCTGCGGAAGCCGGCAAAATGGTCCTCTGCGAAAAACCGCTGGCCATGAATGTCGCCGAAGCCGTCGCTATGACTGAAGCGATTGAAAAGGCGGGTGTCGCCAACATGGTCTGGTTCAACTACCGCCGTGTCCCTTCGATTACCCTCGCCAAACAGCTGGTGGACGAAAATCGCATCGGACGCCCTTTCCACTACCGCGCCCAGTACCTGCAGGACTGGACCATCGCCGAAGACGTTCCCCAGGGCGGTGCGACACTCTGGCGTCTGGATGCCAAAGTCGCTGGTAGCGGCGTGACCGGCGACCTGCTGGCCCACTCCATCGATTCGGCCATCTGGCTCAACGGACCAATCACTTCGGTCTCCGCAGCCACCGAAACGTTCATCAAGGAACGCGTACACCAGGAAACCGGCGAAAAGACCAAGGTCGAAATCGACGATGCCTGCATGTTCCTCGCCCGCTTTGCGAATGGCTCTATGGGAACCTTCGAAAGCTCCCGCTATGCCCGCGGACGCAAGAACTTCAACACGTTCGAACTCAACGGTGAAGCTGGCTCGGTCTACTTCGATCTGGAAGATCCGCAGATTCTGCAGTTCTTCGAATACGCCAACCCCACCACCGGCAAAAAGGTCGAAGACCACGTTACCGGCTGGCGGCGGATCCACGTCACCAACTTCGAGCATCCCTACATGGATAAATGGTGGGTTCCCGGCTGTACCATCGGTTACGAGCACACCTTCACCAATGCCCTGGCTGACTTCTTCCAGGGACTGGACACCGGCAAACCGACTCAGCCCGACTTCCGTTCCGCCCTCGAGACCCAGAAAGTCTGCGACGCGGTCCTGCAAAGTGCAAAAGAAAAGCAATGGGTCGAAATAGCATAG
- the argC gene encoding N-acetyl-gamma-glutamyl-phosphate reductase produces the protein MTKVAIMGATGYAALELIKILLRNPEVEIVALTTRSDEAPHISEIHHSLEGRLDLRCENLSAAEIAERADFVFCALPHVASMEVIPDLLADGCRVVDLSADYRLSDPAVYEQWYHHVHIDPTRLGSTIYGLPELGADKIPSADLIANPGCYTSASILGLAPLIANSLIEPTGIIIDAKSGVSGAGRKPKLGTLYPECNESITAYGVGTHRHTPEIEEVLTTLGGTDVKVTFTPHLTPMNRGILATMYPRLKEDTSLDHLKEVYRAFYADKPFVRIIDRLPATREVAGTNYCDISLQSAGNQLIVFSAIDNLIKGAAGVAVQNFNLMAGYPETTGLIV, from the coding sequence ATGACCAAAGTTGCCATCATGGGAGCCACGGGGTACGCGGCTCTGGAACTGATCAAAATTCTGCTGCGAAATCCCGAAGTCGAGATCGTCGCGCTGACCACACGCTCAGATGAAGCACCGCATATCAGTGAGATTCACCACTCTCTCGAGGGGCGTCTGGATCTGCGTTGTGAGAATCTGTCAGCGGCAGAAATTGCAGAACGGGCCGACTTTGTCTTCTGTGCTCTCCCACACGTGGCCAGTATGGAAGTGATTCCGGATCTGCTTGCCGACGGCTGTCGCGTGGTCGATTTGAGTGCCGACTACCGGTTGAGTGATCCCGCGGTCTACGAGCAGTGGTATCATCATGTGCACATCGATCCGACCCGGCTGGGGAGCACAATTTATGGTCTGCCCGAGCTCGGCGCGGACAAAATTCCCAGTGCCGATCTGATCGCCAATCCCGGCTGTTATACCAGCGCCTCGATTCTGGGACTGGCTCCTCTGATTGCCAACTCCCTGATTGAGCCGACGGGGATTATCATCGATGCGAAAAGTGGCGTCAGCGGTGCGGGGCGGAAACCAAAGCTGGGAACGCTCTACCCGGAATGTAATGAGAGCATCACCGCCTATGGTGTGGGAACGCATCGGCATACACCGGAAATCGAAGAAGTTCTGACGACGCTGGGCGGAACAGACGTGAAAGTGACGTTCACGCCGCACCTGACCCCGATGAACCGGGGAATTCTGGCGACCATGTATCCCCGCCTGAAAGAAGATACGAGCCTGGATCATCTGAAAGAAGTTTACCGTGCCTTCTATGCGGATAAGCCGTTCGTACGCATCATCGACCGTCTGCCCGCGACCCGGGAAGTGGCGGGGACCAATTATTGTGATATTTCGCTGCAGTCCGCGGGGAACCAGCTGATTGTCTTTTCGGCAATCGACAACCTGATTAAAGGGGCTGCAGGTGTGGCGGTACAGAATTTCAATCTGATGGCCGGTTATCCGGAAACGACAGGCTTAATTGTCTGA